A window of Canis lupus baileyi chromosome 3, mCanLup2.hap1, whole genome shotgun sequence genomic DNA:
ACTTGTTAAGATTTCATCCAAGAATTAGGCAGACCTATCTGCCCTGTGGCAGAGCAGATTACAAGCTGGGTGGGAGGCAGCTCCACAAGGCATGCTTCCCTCCCTAGGTGGGAGTGCAGGGCTAGGGGACTGAGAGGAGGCCCAGagaatttccctgatgaaaaatatacatagaaatatgAGGCCAGGGAAAAAAGTCCTCTAACTCAGCTGTTTTCTCATtaacaaaacttttctttttgtttctgtcctTCTgatcactctctcttcctctctctctttcttcgcACCGCCCCtaatcccttctctctttttcctggaagctttcctaaaatttattttccaaagctCCTGCTGATTTTTTGACTTCAgcaatattattatcatttttaaaaaattttcaaaagctctttcttgttttctgaacAAGTAACTAGAACAGAAATGCACTGGGAATTCTGATTGATTCACAATGTGAATTCAGGAAACCCAATAGGAAAATAGATGAAGGATATGAGAAAGCAGCTCACACAAGGGGAAACCCAGATGACTAGTACCTAGTTGGAGAAGTGTCCAAGCCCACTCTTAACTAGAAATGTGGAATTTGGGAGTTGGAAGAGGGAAGTAGATTGGTAGCAATTGGGAAGTTGAATAATATCAAGAGTTGGGAAGGATGGAGCAGAAGGTGGGGGCCCTAACTGGGCTGGTGGTGGGGATATCACCCAGCACAGCCATTCCGGAAAATTGCGCCCTGGTGGGTCTCAGTGAAATAGAGCTTGAGAATGCTTTGCAATCTTGCAATTTGACCCCAGGTGTACTTCACAAGGGAGGTCTCCTCTTGATCCCCACCTCTAGATCTCTGCCTTTAATAGCAGAGATAAGACAGAAAGGTAATTTCTGGGTTATTAATACTCTCCTAGAAGGAGCAGGGACGGAAGATGCCGTGAGGGAGTGTGTAGGGGAGGCGGAAGACCTggcaagcaaagaaagaaagggaaagaaggtgaCTAAAAAAATATTGTGGATATGATCTCATCTGTGCAAAAATGTCCATGTGCTTGGAATTAAGTgcgaaagttttgttttttttttagtttttatttatttatgatagtcacacagagagagagagagagagaggcagagacataggcagagggagaagcaggctccatgcaccgggagcccgacatgggatttgatcccgggtctccaggatcgcaccctgggccaaaggcaggctctaaaccgctgtgccacccagggatcccaagtgtgaGAGTTTTCTGTGATGACCCAGTGCTTTCATTGTTGGGTAGGGCTCCAAGAGAACTTCTTATGTGGGTCTTCATGGGATCATGATGGGAACCATGAGTGTGGTGTTAATTTTGGTTATTGGCAGTTGGCAACCTCTTAGGGTTCATTACTAGGGAACTGGGTAAATAAAGCATAATCAACTCCAATCCATGCCACCCTGGGGTTCATAGCAACAAGCCAGATTGTACAAATAGCAACACCGACAGATCTTAAACACGTATTGTTGGATGAAGAAGGTCAGGAACAAAAAGATTCATAAAAGTTCCATTTATGTATATAGCAGAGAGACACATAGACTCCAGCACGTATTTTACAAAGGTTCCCATTGAGGCATACTCTTTGGGTCACCTATGGATGCAAAACACACCAACCTCAACTTCTGTGGCTTGAAACAAAGGACTACTTGTTATGTCTTAAGGTTCAATGGGGCTGGAAATTTGGGTAGGGTGAGGCCAGGTGGTCCACGTCGTATTGGCCAGGGTTACACACGTGGGGGCATTCAGCTGTTGGCTGTGCTGGGCTGGAAGCTCCTGGAAGGCTTTGTTGACACGTCCTCGGGCCTCCGTGCTCCTCTGTGTggtcattctctctctgtctctctatctctctgtctcaatatcCAAATCATGTCTTActtccccacctccagcccaggcctCTCTCTCTAGCAGGAGAGCTGGACTTCCCTAAAGCATGGAGGCTGGCGTCCAAGGCTGAAAACTGAACCTTCCAGGTCTCTGAAGGCTGAGCCCAAAACTGGGCTCACTTCTAGCACTTTCTACTGGCCACAGCAAGCAATGCAGGTAGCTCAGATTCaaggggaagggaaacagactCTGGCTCTTCAGGTGGTGGCCGGTGTGACTTGCATGCATGGCAAGGGAAGAAGCTGACTGCCACCGTCTTTGGAGACTGTTTGCACGTGGAGAGTAGAATTGGTTTGGGGGAACAGGATAGAGGAGGGAAAGTAGGAGGGGAGATTGGAGGAAGGTGGGGCGTCCATGAACTCAGAAATACGACTAACCTGACTTTCTGTGCCTGAGGTCCCCcaccacctaaaaaaaaaaaaaaaaaaagaaagaaagaaagaaagaaaaccccacCTAAACCAGTATCAACCAAATAAAACAGGATTCCATAACCCAAATCAGAAAAACCCAATAGAAAAGTGACAAAACCATATGACACTTTCAGAAATAGTCCAAGGACATGTCAACTTTTGGTAAAAATTAAGATACTGAGTTTCAAACAGGGAGAAAAGAGGCAAGGGATGTCTCTCgtgtttcctgttctttctcaCCAGGTTGGGGGTGGGCAGTGATGGTTGAACCCAGAAACTTGGAGTCAATCCAGTTGAGGTGTGTGGCCAATGAGAAAACCCCTCTCCTGTCCTGATTCCCGGATGTCAGTTGGTCAACTTTGGCATGGAGTAGATAATGCACTTggtcagctcttttttttttttttttaagattttatttatttattaatgagagacacaaagatagggccagagacacaggcagagggagaagcaggctccctgtggggagctcgatgcgggacttggttccaggaccccaggatcatgccctcagccgaaggcaggtactcagCTGCTgtgccaccccggtgcccccatcatccaggtgccccatcaccCGGGTGCCTCATCACCTTGGTGCCCCCATCACCTGGGTGCCCcattacccaggtgcccccatcaccCGGGCACCCCATTACCCGGGTGCCCCCATCAACCGGGCACCCcatcacctaggtgccccatcaCTCGGGTGCCCCATTACTCAACCTTTTCCACAGGACTGTGAAGACCTCTGTCTTATGGCCTGACTTTCCCCTGAtttgcttctctctgcccagGGAAGGTCACTTACTCTTCCTGAAGGCCCATTCCCTCCCCTGGGCAGTGGGGGCCACAGAGGTGCCCACCACTGGGGGGGCCGTGTTGGGACAGTCACATGTAGTTGACTTAGCACAGGTGAGGACGGGGCTTGGTGAGATTCCATCCCTCTGCCCAGGGAGGGCCGCTTGCTGCCACCTGGTGTCCCTGCCCTTATGCCCTGGTCCTTTAGGGGCTTTATTCCCAGAAGAGGGAGGTGAACCAGCTCAGAGCTGGGGAGCCCGGATGCTGAGCCTGCACATTGGGCAAGACCAGAGAACCGGCCCCTGTGATCCTGGCCAGGATATTTGGAGACACCAACAGTTCTGGGAACTCCTGGGACAGGAAgcgaaggggggaggggcagaggggagcccGGTGAACTGCACCCCAGCGCCCCGGGACCAGACCCCTCCCAAACTTGCAGTGAAGAGCGAGGTAGCTGGCTGGGTTATGGGGAATAGGCCAGGAGACCCCTTTCTCTGGGAGGAACAGACACAGTCATGTCCTCCGCCCCCGCCACCCTTTGCCTGAGTTCCAACCCCATTTCCCCTTCTATTTACTGTCCAAAGTCCCAGGGGCAGCTGATACCAGGTGAGAAGCACTCGGACACTCGGACACACGGGCTCGGGGTTCTCGCCCAGACCAGCCACTCCGGGTACCCCTGCCCCACTTCTCCTGGCTCTGGTGCCTCCTtgtcctggggcctgggctgcGTGAGGGACCTGGGAGTCCGGCCACCCTACTTTAACAGGTAACTAAGGTTGGGGAGGCAGGTGGCACTGGGGATATTTGGTGTGGAGGAGACCCTAGTTCAGGGGCAGCGGGGGCcggagggaggagtgggaggtGGCTGAGTCCACAGGAGTGCGGGAGGTGGGCTCCTGGCCATGGCACTGCCAGCCAAGCAGTCTCCCAGAAGGGACAGGACCTAGCCGTGTTTCAGCCCCACGTTCACCTCCAAGCTGAAACCCGACCCCAGGGGTAGCCTGGACCTGCTCCCACCCTCCATCCAACCCCATCGTGGGCCTCTGCCAGCATTAGCTTCCAGCATTAGCCTCGAGCCCAGCCTCAGCCCGACCCAGCTCCTGCCCCGGACCCAGCATGGCCAAGGACTGTCAAGACATCCAGCAGCTGGACTCTGAGGACAGCGACCAGCAGCTGGGCAGAGGTGAGGGGCCGGGTCCTCGTGGGCATGGCCCCAGAAGAGAAGACCGGTTCTGCAGAAGTGAGTGTCTAGTTTCTGGGGTTTCATACCTCCTCCGAGTAGCTGCCGGTTGCTCTCTTGCTCTGGGGTCTCTGTCACCTTCGCCCGTGACCAGGGACCAGGCTTCTCTGGGTGTAGGGTGCCTGTCTCCACTGCTTGCCCGCTGACCTCACCTTCCTCTCTACCCCCGGGACCCCAAGGAAAGGGTGTCTGCCCTGAGGCGAGGGACTAACTGGAATGCTGGAGAcggcttcctcctcctcttctcaaCCTGAGTAGCATGCaagcacatgtgtgcatgtgtgtgcatgtgtacatgtgtgcatgtgtgtgtgcgcatgcacatTTCCTCCTAACCTGAGcagtgtgtgtacgtgtgtgtgccgTGTGCATGCATGCCTGTGTGTGCCAGGAAAGCATGTGCAGCCAGGAgagtgtgtatgtgggggggagctgggggctgggcacAGCACGATCTGGGCCCCCCACTCCGTTCCCCTAAGCTCCCAGCCTAGATCCTCCTCTAGTGGCTGCAAGGAGTGTGGTGATGGTGTGAGGCTCGCGGAGACAGGAGGCTCTGGGAGGGACCCTCATTCCCAGGGCTGGTGGACAGCAGGGGACCTGGTGCCCTTGcaggatgcggggggggggggggggtagatggGAGCTGATTAGGGCAAGGGCAGCAGGAGGGGTAGGTGTTCCCACCACGGCTCCTCCTTTCCTGGTAGTGAGCTGGGCGTGAGATCCACTCCCCATGAGATCTCCTGAGGGGGCACCGATTCCCAGTTCAAGCAGGAGGCTGGGGCAGAGCCTGGATGTCTTGGATTTCACGGAGGAGGGCGCTTACCCCAAAAAGCCTGCTGGGCAGCAAGGCAGGAGACAGAGGCACACAGCGACATCCACACCCGTCACCTGCTTTCCCAGGACAGCTTGCACTCTTCTTCGTGCGCTAGATGCCTAGTTTTCAGCCAGTTTGGAGATGTTTTGGCCACTCTTTCCTCAGCACCCattttctgcctccctccctgctctgctctcttcTCCTTCAAGGACTATAATATTCGGGGTCCCACAGGTTCACTGATGGCCTCTgcatttttttagtcttttctctCCCGGTGTTTCTTTTTATATCGTTATTATTGCTGTGTCTCCAAGTTCACTGATCTTTATTTATGTCAAACTCATTCTACCCAGTGTATTTTCCATTTCAGACATTGTGGTTTTCATGCCTAGGAGTTCAACCTGGGATGTTTAAGTATCTTCCTTGACTTGTGCTCATGTCTGTGAACAGCACACAGTTATATTATCTGTTTTAATGTCCATGTCTGCTAATTCTAGCACCTGTGTCCATTCtgggtctgtttgttttttaaatattttgtttatttattagggagagggagagagagagaacgagcaaggggagaggcagggggagggagagtggagaagcaggctctctgttgagcaaggagccagacatgggactcgaacccaggactctgggatcatgacctgagctgaagccagacgcctcaccaagtgagccatccaggtgccctgggtcAGTTTCGATACATTTattaaccttcttttttttatttatttatttatttatttattttatttatttatgatagtcacagagagagagagaggcgcagagacacaggcagagggagaagcaggctccatgcaccgggagcccgatgtgggattcgatcctgggtctccaggatcgcgccctgggccaaaggcaggcaccaaaccgctgcgccacccagggatccctattaaccTTCTTATTATGAGTTGTGTTTTCCTGCCTCATTGTATGCCTGGTAATCTCTGATTGCGGGctagacattgtgaattttaccaCATCGTGTGCTGGATATATTTCTATTCCTCTGCATAACCTTGAGTTTTCTTTTGGGGGTGCGGTTAAGCAACTTAGTCAATTTGATacttttgggttttgcttttatgattttttaaaagaaaatctgttactttattttttaagtttatttaactttttaagtaatctctacatccaacgtggggcttgaactcatgatcctgagatcaagagtcacatgttcttcatCTGAGCCAGCCTCTAcatttgcaagtttttttttttttttttaagtagcctctacacccaacacagggtttgaactcaagaccctgagatcaagacctgatcttaaatcaagagtcagatgctcgaccatctgagccagtcaggcgcccctgCTTTTATGATATGTTGGGCAGGTCTGGAGCACTCCCGAGGCACCATCCCGGGGCCTGTTTGTGTGCTCAGGATGTTGCTAAGGTTTGGGGGGAGCTCTTTGCAGACCTCCCGGATTCTGTGGccagctctctcctctctgaccCTCGCACTCCCCAGACTCTCAATTTCATGTCCTCACCCCGGTGAGTCAGCCTGCTGGGCTTTGCTTGGatttcccctccccactgcctggcCTGAAAACTTTCCCTTTGCAGCAGCCAGAACCACTGGGCTCCTCTCGTTGTTCCCTGTCTCTCAGGGATCCTCGCCCTTTGTTGCTTGAGATCCGAGTGTCTTGAGAAAGGGCGGCTTCTCATAGTTGTCTTGGTCGTTTCTGGTGGGGAGGGTGGATCTAGCCTCTGGCTTTCCACGTCCGGCAGACCTATGCTTTTACCTTCAAACTTGCCTGGCCCTCAGTTTGTGtgttttacttcattttgttCTCAGAACAATCCAATCTGGTAGCTACTCTTTTtatccccattaaaaaaaatatattatttatttatttgagagagagagagaagagaaaacatgagctggggaggagcagaggcagagggacccccaatgtgggactcaatctcaggatcccaggatcatgacctgagccgaagggagacacttcactggctgagccacctaggtgccccttcttactcccattaaaaaaaattgtcctgccttcatcccagggcatgatcctagtcctgggatcgagtcccactttgggctccctgcatggagcctgcttctctctccacctgtgtcgctgcctctctctgtctctcatgaataaatgaatgaaatctttaaaaaagttgtgATAAGAATACGTAATATGAGTTCTGCCCTCTTCACAAGTGACTCGGGGTGCCAACGCAGGTCGTGAGCTCCAGTACAGGTGCAATGTGGTGCCTGGAACCTATCCATCTTgtgtaactgaaactttatagCCCTTGAACAGCAGCTCCCCATTTCCCCAGACCCTGGTGACTACCATTCTACTCCTGATGTCTGTGAGTCTGGCTACCTTAGCTACCCCGTGGAAATGGACACGAGGACGTTTGAGGCACCCAGAGGCCGAGTGACTTGTCTGAGACCTCGGAGCTAGTTGGTGGCACAGCAGGACTCAGCCACGGGTGGTCTGATCTCAGGCCTGCAGGCTCAGATTGCCAAGCCAGCCCAGAATTGGGGTTCATAGATCACAGGTCAGGTTGGGAAGCAGGACAGGGGCCTCATGAGTAGACAGGGTTGGAGAGAGCAGCCAGACTGAGCCCTGGGGTCCTAGCTGGATGGGGATGACTGTGGTCAGCAAGAGCTTCTGTGTGGAGAGAAGCCCAGGCGATGGGAAGGGTGTGAGGGGAAGGGGTGACAGGCACAGGGGAGGCTGTACCCAGAGAGGGGAGCGGGTAGTGGAGGGGTCAAAGACATGGCCTCTGTGAATCAAGATGGGGTCCTGAGTGTGTCTGAAGTGGAGGATGGTGACAGTCATTGGTGTAAAGATCTCAGGAGGTCTGGGTGATCCCGCACAGGGAGTGCCCACTGCAGGATGGTGGCAGCAGGTACACTGGGCAGAGGACTCTGGGCCCCTGACCAACTGGCCCAGGATGGGATGAGGATATGGGAAAGCGGGGTCTGAGGCAAAGAGGAAGCATCTTGTTTTCAGGTGGATAATGCAAACGCAGGAGCTTCAGCAGGGAGGGCACactggccaggggctggggggtggggagccaccCAACGCCTGTGAAACTGCAGGTGTATTTGTGAGTGTGTGacactgtgtgtgtctgtgtgtacgcGTGTGAAGATGTGTCAGTGTGTGCTACCACACATGAGAGTGTGTACGAGACAGTGTGTGCGttaatgtgtgtgagtgtgagagtGTTAATGAGAGTGTGTGCCCATCCTGGGTGTCAACGTCCCACTGCTGGTGGCCGGCCACATAACCCGGTCCCAAAGCGAGGGTGGCAGGGGCCAGTGGGGATGGGGCCATGCGAGGGGCAACGAGTGTGCATGCAGCAATGTGCATgcctcagtgtgtgtgtgcacagtgtGGAGTGTGAGAGcaaagtgagaaaagcatgtgtgtatgtgggggggtCAGGGGTTCATTCTGGCTAAGGGCAGGGAGAGGCTTCTGCAAGGTGCTGAGGCTAGAGGGGAGAGGTCGCCAGGGAGCAGGGGTTCTGGTGGTtccagggcaggggtgaggatgggagtggggatgggggggagggggtggtgggatgCCACAGGACAGGGCTGAGAGGGCTGACCTGGGGAGTGGAAGGCCCAAGAACGCAGGGCCTGGCCTCTGGGTCCCCGGGTCCAAGCCCGGGGTTTTGCACACAGGTGATGTGACTACCGTGTGCCTTCATGTTGCATGCACCTGAGTTGCTGTGTGTGCACATCTGCATGTGTTCACATGGGGGTGAGTGTGCAAATGTGTGCAATGCCTGACCCCTGGGGTCAAAGCCCAGCAACTCCCTCCACAGCTCACCCCCATCTACCCCCACCAGGGCTGCACTTCCTCAGACCTCTGTCTCCCTGATGCTTGCACGTGTCCACTGTCCAGGTCCGCCGGTCCCCTTGCTCCTCCTCTGACACCCCATCTCCCGCAGGGTtgcctccccaccagccccttCTGCTGCAGCGTCTCTGCTCTGGATACCGCCTCAATCTGCTTGTCCTAGGCTTCAACGTCCTGATGCTGGTGGCGATCTGCGTCATCGGGTCCCAACGTGAGGGTCGTTTGGCGCcgtgggggatggggtggtgcCAGGGGCCTACCAGGGCTCTGAGAGCTCTGAGAGGGGCCAGAAAGAGGCAGCGCTGGGACAACCGTGGGGGTGGGTGATGGGGCGGAGCGGGGCACTTGGTTGGGCGTGGGCTGTCACTTGGGTCGCTGCCCTCTCCACTTTGTCCTGTTCTGCCTGCCTCCTGACAAGGAGCTCAGCTAGAAGAGGAGCTGCGGATCCTCAAAGAGAACTTCAGCCACTTCTCCTCAGGGGTCCTGATGGAGCTCGGTGTCCTCCTCTCCGATGGTGGGTGGGCGACTCCCCGCGGCTCATCCACACCGGGTTTGCTGGGCGTCCCAGGCTGGGTCTGCAGGGTGGGGGCCCAGCCGGGGAAGCTGGGCGAGGCTTCCAGGGATGCTGACCCCTGGGCGCAGGGGCTCGGAAGGATGGACAGGCAGGTGAGCACGGTGGGGGTCCGTGCCAGGTGGAGAGAACAGAACCTGTGAGGCCGGAGGGGACTGTGACCCCTTGCAGTGTggcaggggctgggtggggagggggcaggtctgTGCCTTGCAAAGTCACTGCGGGGGACTTGGGCGGGGGAGTCGGGAGGCCAAGGGCAGAGGTCACGGGGAGCACTGGCACGAGGGTGGGTGAGGGTGGAGGGAGCTTCAAGAGGTcgaagggaggaggaaatggtTAAGCTTTCCTTTTTCAGGGGGCGGTGCCAGTAGCCAGCTGACTTCTCTGGAAGCCAAGCTGGAGAAACAGCAGAGGGACGTGAAGGCAGGTCAGACACCCTCCTGAGTGCGTGcagcgtgcgtgtgtgtgcgcatcCCCAGCCAGCGCGCCGCATCACGCCCTCCCCGGTGCTCTAGATCACGCCACCCTGCTCCTGCACCTGAAGCACTTCCCCTCGGACCTGCGCATCCTAACGTGTCAGGTGGCGTTCTTCCAGAGCAACGGTAGGGACGGAGGGGAGTCCGCAGGTCCCTCGTGCCCGCGTCCTCCGTGcacctcatccccaccccccatcacctccccgccccccgcaggcacCGACTGCTGCCCGGTCAACTGGCTGGAGTACGAGGGCAGCTGCTACTGGTTCTCCCGCTCCGGGAAGACCTGGGAGGAGGCCGAGAAGCACTGCCAGCTGGAG
This region includes:
- the LOC140630734 gene encoding asialoglycoprotein receptor 2-like — protein: MAKDCQDIQQLDSEDSDQQLGRGEGPGPRGHGPRREDRFCRRLPPHQPLLLQRLCSGYRLNLLVLGFNVLMLVAICVIGSQRAQLEEELRILKENFSHFSSGVLMELGVLLSDGGGASSQLTSLEAKLEKQQRDVKADHATLLLHLKHFPSDLRILTCQVAFFQSNGTDCCPVNWLEYEGSCYWFSRSGKTWEEAEKHCQLESAHLVVVNSREEQKFILQHTNPFDTWIGLTDSDGSWRWVDGTDYQQSYKNWAATQPDDWQGHEVGGGEDCAEVRANGRWNDNFCKQVQRWVCEMRRNVTG